A region of Lycium barbarum isolate Lr01 chromosome 1, ASM1917538v2, whole genome shotgun sequence DNA encodes the following proteins:
- the LOC132605720 gene encoding telomere repeat-binding protein 5-like, with translation MVLQKRLDYGFNGYQVPPIPRATRSARRRGIIRGKADGDGSCPFDLLATVAGKLLGEGEKEQVAIVKDEKVKEHEDRSLKEKHYTEGCYEPGFIISELVSQAPVVNRSLSELPHAQNDTISGPSSVTMSSDCSEKFPFAKQFVNGESSEEHGNLSSKTEREASGCGVFSSCTLDTENDKQIKIELLNNTKVSTNKGASEFPDVWDKKPSTRVTSDESVKLSLSTYPAPCRSFPAIRNDVNLANKDDDENSGCTQPSTPNKASGSAPRVRDWPIKKLLASKYWEENLKSDHEGHANSGSGKTMHVYHNRNIGYKHQRSQRDFPFKKRKLFKCGSFSNSDGEMSTDGGINSFPTNDLHGNASGSSKASSGGCAAAGTSVFNGGRASFRPEDSHGERLRSSVKFRIKSFRVPELFVEIPENATIGSLKRTVMEAVTAILGGGLRIGVVFQGKKVRDDNKTLLQTGISHDYKLDALGFSLEPNPVQTSQPLGPDCRSCVLPYDTPRPLTRCQSPATVVHTGIQQGRSDDHTGTSLSNFLESDHESAPSSHYTALEKISANSRALVPATAVNAEALSVVPLRKPKRSESTQRRIRRPFSVAEVEALVQAVEKLGTGRWRDVKLRAFDNAKHRTYVDLKDKWKTLVHTARISPQQRRGEPVPQELLDRVLTAHAYWSQQQAKQQMKQPSETYLLL, from the exons ATGGTGTTGCAGAAGAGGTTAGATTATGGATTCAATGGCTATCAGGTGCCTCCTATACCTCGAGCTACCAGATCGGCTAGG AGAAGGGGCATTATTAGGGGGAAAGCTGATGGCGATGGAAGCTGTCCCTTTGACTTGTTAGCTACTGTAGCTGGCAAGCTGCTCGGGGAGGGAGAAAAGGAGCAAGTTGCAATTGTGAAAGATGAAAAGGTAAAAGAGCACGAGGATAGATCTCTTAAGGAAAAACATTATACTGAAGGCTGTTACGAGCCGGGGTTCATCATTTCTGAGCTTGTCTCACAAGCTCCAGTTGTAAATCGTTCTTTAAGCGAACTGCCACATGCACAAAATGATACGATCTCTGGACCTTCATCTGTCACTATGAGTTCTGATTGCTCGGAGAAGTTTCCCTTTGCTAAACAATTTGTAAATGGTGAAAGCAGCGAGGAACATGGAAACCTTTCTTCAAAGACAGAACGGGAGGCATCTGGCTGTGGAGTCTTTTCCAGTTGTACATTAGACACCGAAAATGATAAACAGATTAAAATTGAGCTGTTAAATAATACTAAAGTTTCTACTAATAAGGGGGCTTCAGAGTTCCCTGATGTTTGGGATAAGAAACCTTCGACACGTGTTACTTCAGATGAAAGTGTAAAGTTATCTCTGTCTACATATCCTGCTCCTTGTAGGTCCTTTCCGGCGATTCGGAATGATGTAAATCTAGCTAATAAAGACGATGACGAAAACTCTGGGTGCACTCAACCTAGCACCCCAAATAAGGCCTCTGGGTCGGCACCACGTGTACGAGATTGGCCAATTAAGAAGTTACTAGCTTCCAAGTATTGGGAAGAAAATCTAAAATCTGATCACGAGGGGCATGCCAATTCTG GTAGTGGGAAAACAATGCATGTTTACCACAACAGAAACATTGGCTATAAGCACCAAAGGTCTCAAAGGGATTTTCCTTTCAAGAAAAGAAAGCTCTTTAAATGTGGCTCGTTCTCTAATTCTGATGGAGAGATGAGTACTGATGGAGGAATAAATAGTTTTCCCACAAATGACTTACATGGAAATGCTTCCGGTAGTAGTAAAGCATCTTCAGGAG GCTGTGCAGCGGCTGGGACGTCAGTCTTCAATGGAGGTCGTGCGTCCTTCAGGCCTGAGGATTCCCATGGTGAGAGATTAAGATCTTCAG TTAAGTTTAGAATCAAGTCCTTCAGGGTTCCTGAGCTTTTCGTTGAGATTCCAGAAAATGCAACTATTGGTTCTTTAAAG AGGACCGTAATGGAAGCAGTGACTGCTATACTTGGTGGAGGACTGCGCATCGGTGTAGTTTTTCAGGGTAAGAAGGTTAGAGATGATAACAAAACTTTACTGCAGACCGGAATTTCTCATGATTACAAGCTTGATGCTCTGGGCTTTTCACTGGAGCCCAATCCTGTTCAAACTTCCCAACCTCTTGGTCCAGACTGTCGTTCTTGTGTACTTCCTTATGATACACCTCGACCACTAACAAG GTGCCAATCTCCTGCTACTGTGGTTCATACTGGCATTCAGCAGGGTAGATCTGATGATCATACAGGAACAAGTTTGAGTAACTTTCTTGAAAGTGACCATGAGTCAGCACCATCTTCTCATTACACGGCATTGGAGAAAATTTCTGCAAATTCAAGAGCATTGGTTCCAGCTACTGCAGTAAATGCAGAAGCCTTGTCTGTGGTTCCATTGCGGAAGCCCAAGCGATCCGAGTCCACACAGCGTCGAATCCGTAGACCTTTTTCTGTTGCTGAAGTGGAAGCACTTGTTCAAGCTGTTGAGAAGCTTGGAACAGGAAG ATGGCGTGATGTGAAACTGCGAGCTTTTGATAATGCCAAACATAGAACTTATGTCGATTTGAAG GACAAATGGAAAACTCTGGTGCACACAGCAAGAATATCCCCTCAGCAAAGGAGGGGTGAGCCCGTGCCACAGGAGCTCTTGGACAGGGTCCTCACCGCTCACGCTTACTGGTCCCAACAACAAGCCAAGCAACAGATGAAACAACCATCGGAGACTTACCTTCTCCTCTAG
- the LOC132605684 gene encoding uncharacterized protein LOC132605684 — MANEEYSLKEHEYIQTDGGVVGEEGENSGKERYEEDAVSNSKDNGLENGENMKEKNEGGTKILNVGYLLMEVGYNLTDAVVGGEDESSGIDNSEDNNQENVKIMEEKNEGGAAGVHIDHEGSIMDKDAIGNNEDSDQENGQNKEEKSGGTAGVDKDDKRDTLGKDEYEGNEEEEENIENLEAITNQATKNSMEGKTKRKADGNSEAMGDFKQVLKKVPSESNGKECCGNLASKDDNDQDSKGTETGNVVSTCDDDGSSEKVISGGEAKMSPEKMDSEGRDSPDQVDSRGMIFMCNSETKKDCYRYNILGLPANKREMVEKVYTGMKLF, encoded by the coding sequence ATGGCGAATGAGGAATATTCATTAAAGGAACATGAATATATTCAAACAGATGGTGGAGTCGtgggagaagaaggagaaaacagCGGTAAGGAAAGGTACGAAGAAGATGCAGTTAGTAACAGCAAAGATAATGGCCTAGAAAATGGAGAAAATATGAAGGAGAAAAACGAGGGAGGTACTAAAATACTGAATGTAGGGTATTTGTTAATGGAAGTTGGATATAATCTGACAGATGCAGTGGTGGGAGGAGAAGACGAAAGCAGTGGAATTGATAACAGTGAAGATAATAACCAAGAAAATGTAAAAATTATGGAAGAGAAAAATGAGGGAGGTGCTGCAGGTGTACACATAGATCACGAAGGAAGCATAATGGATAAAGATGCTATTGGTAACAATGAAGATAGCGACCAAGAAAATGGGCAAAATAAAGAAGAGAAGAGTGGAGGTACTGCAGGTGTAGACAAAGATGACAAAAGAGACACACTGGGTAAAGATGAATATGAAGgaaacgaagaagaagaagagaatatAGAAAACTTGGAAGCAATTACAAATCAAGCGACCAAAAACTCTATGGAAGGGAAAACAAAGAGAAAGGCAGATGGAAATTCTGAAGCTATGGGTGACTTTAAGCAGGTTCTGAAGAAAGTACCCTCTGAAAGCAACGGTAAGGAGTGCTGTGGAAACTTGGCATCCAAAGATGACAATGATCAGGATTCTAAGGGAACCGAAACAGGAAATGTGGTCTCTACATGTGATGACGATGGAAGCTCTGAGAAGGTTATCTCTGGAGGTGAAGCTAAGATGAGCCCTGAGAAAATGGATAGTGAAGGCAGAGATAGTCCTGATCAGGTTGATAGCAGGGGTATGATCTTCATGTGCAACTCGGAGACAAAGAAGGACTGCTATCGGTATAACATTCTGGGACTCCCAGCAAACAAGAGAGAGATGGTGGAAAAAGTTTATACAGGGATGAAACTCTTTTAA
- the LOC132605707 gene encoding PGR5-like protein 1B, chloroplastic, with product MAGAWSSPVTGRVVGCTVIELTRTGASFPVRISTRRHGLSTSEEPEGPSCIFVGPIETASKETLEALYRQARDAYYSGTPLIVDDMFDRVELRLRWYGSKHVVKYPRCSLRRQSTYADAEEDPSQAFALASVWLLILGFGSSFLIVPLIYTIVQAYQDTFDSGMSYTDQSFELFTVLNGILFMVLGSIIGFPIASASVGALQGLWKNDLVALKGSCPNCGEEVFAFLKAEKSNRSPHRADCHVCGSRLEFQTNVEQSVARPGKRWVYGRVYLIRQRQRWA from the exons ATGGCCGGCGCGTGGTCGTCTCCCGTCACTGGGCGCGTGGTCGGTTGCACTGTCATCGAGCTTACCCGAACCGGAGCTTCGTTTCCGGTCCGGATATCCACAAGGAGGCATGGATTATCAACTAGCGAAGAGCCTGAAGGACCTTCATGTATATTCGTGGGACCTATTGAGACAGCTAGCAAAGAAACCTTAGAAGCCCTCTACCGCCAG GCACGTGATGCTTATTACAGTGGAACGCCTTTAATAGTTGATGATATGTTTGACAGAGTAGAG TTAAGATTGCGGTGGTATGGTTCAAAGCATGTAGTCAAGTATCCCCGCTGTAGTCTCAGGCGGCAATCAACTTATGCTGATGCAGAG GAAGATCCTTCACAGGCATTTGCATTAGCAAGCGTATGGTTGTTGATTCTTGGGTTTGGGAGTTCATTCTTGATTGTGCCTTTAATCTACACCATCGTTCAGGCTTATCAAGACACATTTGATTCAGGAATGTCCTACACCGATCAATCTTTTGAGTTGTTTACAGTGCTCAATGGAATCCTCTTTATGGTGTTGGGATCTATTATAGGCTTTCCAATTGCTTCGGCATCTG TTGGAGCACTTCAAGGACTTTGGAAAAATGACTTGGTAGCTCTGAAAGGGTCATGCCCAAACTGTGGTGAAGAG GTTTTTGCTTTCCTGAAAGCAGAGAAGTCCAACCGTTCCCCACATAGAGCTGATTGTCATGTTTGTGGAAGCAGATTAGAATTTCAAACCAATGTTGAG CAATCCGTCGCAAGACCTGGCAAACGTTGGGTTTATGGTCGCGTTTACTTAATTAGACAGAGGCAAAGATGGGCGTGA
- the LOC132605713 gene encoding uncharacterized protein LOC132605713: MRQRKKSNSDVTQQDQHQNGHLSKFRQLFDPEASWDKDQLGDVLHWMRQLMALVCGLIWGAIPLVGGVWFMLFLALSTGIIYCYYAVVLKVDEEEFGGHGALLQEGLFASMTLFLLFWTLVYSLAHF; the protein is encoded by the exons ATGAGACAAAGGAAGAAATCAAATTCAGATGTTACACAACAAGACCAACATCAGAATGGTCACTTGTCTAAGTTCAGACAACTTTTCGATCCCGAAGCTTCTTGGGATAAG GATCAACTGGGTGATGTATTGCATTGGATGAGACAATTGATGGCTCTTGTTTGTGGATTAATATGGGGTGCCATTCCTTTGGTTGGTGGAGTCTGGTTTATGCT GTTTCTTGCACTTTCAACCGGTATTATCTACTGTTACTATGCGGTGGTGCTAAAAGTTGACGAAGAAGAATTTGGTGGGCATGGAGCTCTCCTTCAAGAAGGGCTTTTTGCTTCTATGACACTCTTTCTG CTTTTTTGGACCCTAGTCTACAGTTTGGCTCACTTCTGA